A section of the Actinomycetota bacterium genome encodes:
- a CDS encoding MoxR family ATPase, translating into PEAQLDRFLLKVLVRFPTSEELVSVVDRTTGATAASVKPVADAQTLDAMIDLTRRAPIASHLVEHAVHLVMATHPGGETAPEPVRRFVRFGASPRGAQALVLAAKAAALLDGRPNVSASDIRAVAPAVLRHRLVLGYEAPVEGVQPDDVVSAVLDAVPEPAVGIRGAP; encoded by the coding sequence GCCGGAGGCGCAGCTGGACCGGTTCCTGCTGAAGGTCCTGGTCCGGTTCCCGACATCGGAGGAGCTCGTCTCGGTGGTCGACCGCACGACGGGAGCCACCGCGGCCTCGGTGAAACCCGTCGCGGACGCGCAGACCCTCGACGCGATGATCGACCTGACCCGGCGAGCCCCCATCGCGAGCCATCTCGTCGAGCACGCCGTCCACCTCGTCATGGCCACCCACCCCGGCGGGGAGACCGCCCCCGAGCCGGTGCGGCGCTTCGTCCGCTTCGGCGCGTCGCCGCGGGGGGCTCAGGCTCTCGTGCTCGCGGCTAAGGCGGCCGCGCTGCTGGACGGGCGTCCTAACGTCTCCGCCTCCGATATCCGCGCCGTCGCCCCCGCCGTCCTGCGCCACCGGCTCGTCCTGGGCTACGAGGCTCCCGTGGAGGGGGTCCAGCCCGACGACGTGGTATCCGCCGTCCTGGACGCGGTTCCCGAGCCCGCCGTGGGGATCCGGGGCGCTCCCTAG
- a CDS encoding DUF58 domain-containing protein, translating to MLSPELLSRLEALQISTRRRLAGLFAGDHRSPRYGTSIDFSDYRPYFPGDDFRRIDYALYARLDVLLVKLFEAEEELHVRLFVDTSSSMGAHGKLEAATRLGAALGFVALVNRDPVTVHTFPLDRPAPRFVGRAAVPHLFDHLSSLRASGTTPFAAAALRLLARPGPSGLTVVFSDLLTPEWEEGLRRLPARGGDLVVVHVLSQEETDPQLVGDLDLRDREDSSRVEVSLSPDVLRRYRESVRAWTDEVGNICRRAGAAYLRLDPADDIEALLLGSWRRTGVLR from the coding sequence ATGCTCTCACCGGAGCTGCTGTCCCGGCTGGAGGCGCTGCAGATCTCGACCCGGCGCCGGCTCGCGGGGCTGTTCGCGGGAGACCACCGCTCCCCCCGCTACGGGACCTCGATCGATTTCAGCGACTACCGTCCGTACTTCCCGGGGGACGATTTCAGGCGCATCGACTACGCGCTGTACGCGCGGCTCGACGTCCTGCTCGTGAAGCTGTTCGAGGCCGAGGAGGAGCTGCACGTGCGTCTGTTCGTGGACACCTCTTCGTCGATGGGGGCCCACGGCAAGCTTGAGGCGGCGACGCGTCTCGGGGCGGCGCTCGGGTTCGTGGCGCTCGTGAACCGCGACCCGGTGACCGTCCACACCTTCCCCCTCGACCGCCCGGCTCCCCGCTTCGTCGGACGGGCGGCGGTCCCCCATCTGTTCGACCACCTGTCCTCTCTGCGGGCGTCGGGGACGACCCCGTTCGCGGCGGCCGCCCTCCGGCTGCTCGCCCGGCCGGGGCCGTCCGGGCTCACCGTCGTCTTCAGCGACCTCCTCACCCCCGAGTGGGAGGAGGGACTGCGGCGTCTGCCCGCGCGCGGAGGGGACCTGGTCGTCGTCCACGTGCTCTCGCAGGAGGAGACCGACCCGCAGCTCGTGGGCGACCTGGACCTGCGCGACCGGGAGGACTCGAGCCGGGTCGAGGTGAGCCTGTCGCCCGACGTCCTGCGTCGGTACCGCGAGTCGGTCCGCGCCTGGACGGATGAGGTGGGGAACATCTGCCGGCGGGCGGGCGCCGCCTACCTCCGACTGGACCCCGCCGACGACATCGAGGCGCTCCTGCTCGGGTCGTGGCGGCGGACGGGGGTCCTGCGGTGA